In the genome of Phycisphaerae bacterium, one region contains:
- a CDS encoding sigma-70 family RNA polymerase sigma factor, with protein MHTPIDQSVLRRAGEGDGDAIQVLLIRLHKPLLQAISRQMEPPLARHVDAEDILQDAFIAAFEGTRDHQFHSESAFYAWMETIARNTLHDCRRKSYAQRRDVRRNVDGAPFASDHSGDWTALFSCTGTTPSRPLKSEEARAAVLTALARLKPAHRTLIRLRFLKEYSVAETAAEMNRTEDAIHALTRRALNEIRQYLETASHYLSRSAM; from the coding sequence GTGCACACCCCCATCGACCAGTCCGTTCTCCGACGCGCCGGCGAAGGCGATGGCGATGCGATTCAAGTACTACTAATCCGTCTGCATAAACCCTTGCTTCAGGCCATTTCCCGGCAGATGGAACCACCCTTAGCCCGACACGTCGATGCGGAGGACATTCTTCAAGATGCGTTCATTGCCGCGTTTGAGGGAACACGGGATCATCAATTCCATTCGGAGAGTGCTTTCTATGCCTGGATGGAGACAATCGCCCGAAACACGCTGCACGACTGTCGGCGAAAAAGCTATGCCCAGCGCCGCGACGTTCGTCGAAATGTCGACGGAGCGCCTTTCGCCTCAGATCACAGCGGGGATTGGACCGCGCTCTTCTCGTGCACAGGAACCACCCCCAGCAGACCGCTAAAAAGCGAAGAGGCCCGCGCGGCCGTCCTCACCGCTCTGGCACGCCTGAAGCCCGCGCATCGGACACTGATTCGCTTGCGGTTTCTCAAGGAGTATTCCGTTGCGGAAACAGCGGCCGAAATGAACCGCACCGAGGACGCTATCCACGCCCTCACGCGGCGGGCGCTCAACGAAATCCGACAGTACCTCGAAACGGCCAGCCATTATCTGTCACGCTCGGCGATGTGA